In Longimicrobiaceae bacterium, a genomic segment contains:
- a CDS encoding AMP-binding protein: MSDRPWVPHYAEGTRPEIPPIPFRHIAEMARQSAAQHASTTAFTQCMPNGMDASLTYAEVDRHSDEFAAYLRGKLGLEAGDRVAVQMPNCLAYPIVALGIFKAGCVLVNTNPLYTPPEMIHQFSDAGARVLVIIDLFADRLPPVLPKTPVETVVTVRITEFFPVLQAVLIRTVLKYVKKQLPPTTVPHTSFQDALSAGRDRLKGGVDLQGYLAGVDHGTVAALQYTGGTTGVSKGAMLTHGNLLANTAQMLEMNRMHLLPEDVIMTALPLYHIFAFTVNFLGFYQMGGGNILIPSPRPPANMRKAWEKYPITWLSGVNTLFSALLNEEWFAKNPPKHLKVSVAGGMALHEAVSRRWEEMTRTPVVEGYGLTETSPVVTFNPLGGKVKVGSIGIPIPSTDVRCADDSGNTVATGQPGELLVKGPQVMLGYWERPDETAKTIKDGWLHTGDVATMDEEGYVRIVDRMKDMVLVSGFNVYPNEVEDCIARHPGVREVAVIGVVDERTGEAVKAFVVPGTPAPTSDDIIRHCRESLAPYKVPKHIEFRDDLPKSPVGKILRKDLRPGAAAAPVQGV; this comes from the coding sequence ATGAGCGACCGTCCGTGGGTTCCGCACTACGCCGAAGGCACCCGTCCCGAGATCCCGCCGATCCCCTTCCGCCACATCGCCGAGATGGCGCGGCAGTCGGCGGCCCAGCACGCCTCGACCACCGCGTTCACGCAGTGCATGCCGAACGGCATGGACGCCTCGCTCACCTACGCCGAAGTGGACCGCCACTCGGACGAGTTCGCGGCGTACCTGCGCGGGAAGCTGGGGCTGGAGGCGGGAGACCGGGTGGCGGTGCAGATGCCCAACTGCCTGGCCTACCCCATCGTGGCGCTCGGGATCTTCAAGGCGGGGTGCGTGCTGGTGAACACCAACCCGCTGTACACCCCGCCGGAGATGATCCACCAGTTCTCCGATGCAGGCGCGCGGGTGCTGGTGATCATCGACCTGTTCGCGGACCGGCTCCCGCCCGTGCTCCCGAAGACACCGGTGGAAACGGTGGTGACGGTCCGGATCACGGAGTTCTTCCCGGTGCTGCAGGCCGTCCTGATCCGGACGGTGCTCAAGTACGTGAAGAAGCAGCTTCCGCCCACCACGGTGCCGCACACCTCCTTCCAGGATGCGCTCTCCGCGGGGAGGGACCGGCTCAAGGGGGGCGTGGACCTGCAGGGATACCTGGCCGGGGTGGACCACGGGACGGTGGCGGCGCTCCAGTACACGGGCGGGACGACCGGCGTCTCCAAGGGGGCCATGCTGACCCACGGCAACCTCCTCGCCAACACGGCGCAGATGCTGGAGATGAACCGGATGCACCTCCTGCCGGAGGACGTCATCATGACGGCGCTCCCGCTGTACCACATCTTCGCCTTCACCGTCAACTTCCTGGGCTTCTACCAGATGGGGGGAGGGAACATCCTCATCCCCTCCCCCCGCCCCCCCGCCAACATGCGCAAGGCGTGGGAGAAGTACCCCATCACCTGGCTCTCGGGGGTGAACACCCTGTTCAGCGCCCTGCTCAACGAGGAGTGGTTCGCGAAGAATCCGCCGAAGCACCTCAAGGTGTCGGTGGCGGGCGGGATGGCGCTGCACGAGGCGGTGTCGAGGCGCTGGGAGGAGATGACCCGGACCCCCGTCGTGGAGGGATACGGGCTCACCGAGACGTCGCCGGTGGTGACCTTCAATCCGCTGGGCGGGAAGGTGAAGGTCGGCAGCATCGGGATCCCCATCCCCTCCACCGACGTGCGCTGCGCGGACGATTCCGGGAACACGGTCGCCACCGGCCAGCCCGGGGAGCTGCTGGTGAAGGGGCCGCAGGTGATGCTCGGCTACTGGGAGCGCCCGGACGAGACCGCGAAGACCATCAAGGACGGGTGGCTGCACACGGGGGACGTCGCGACCATGGACGAGGAGGGGTACGTCCGCATCGTGGACCGGATGAAGGACATGGTCCTGGTCAGCGGCTTCAACGTCTACCCCAACGAGGTGGAGGACTGCATCGCCAGGCACCCCGGGGTGCGCGAGGTGGCGGTGATCGGGGTGGTGGACGAGCGCACGGGGGAGGCGGTCAAGGCGTTCGTCGTGCCCGGGACCCCCGCTCCCACGAGCGACGACATCATCCGGCACTGCCGGGAGTCGCTGGCGCCGTACAAGGTGCCCAAGCACATCGAGTTCCGCGACGACCTCCCCAAGAGCCCCGTCGGGAAGATCCTCCGCAAGGACCTGCGTCCCGGTGCGGCGGCAGCGCCGGTGCAGGGGGTCTGA